From the genome of Alosa alosa isolate M-15738 ecotype Scorff River chromosome 18, AALO_Geno_1.1, whole genome shotgun sequence, one region includes:
- the rel gene encoding proto-oncogene c-Rel isoform X2, translating to MRFRYKCEGRSAGSIPGDKSSDNNRTYPSIQILNHCGKGKVRVSLVTKSEPYRPHPHDLVGKDCRDGYYEVEFGPERRVIAFQNLGIQCVRRREVKDAIIQRMTRGINPFSVPREQLLQTEEYDLNVVRLCFQVFLQDESGQFSIALNPIVSNPIYDNRAPNTAELRICRVNKNSGSVKGGDEIFLLCDKVQKDDIEVRFFCQSWEAKGSFSQADVHRQVAIVFRTPPYYTTSITTPVTVRMQLRRPTDQEVSEPMEFRYLPDDKDPYGCQEKKRRREDLMKSFSSFQHFNPMNRPKVIPQTSVMSQFIKKEPQNAFTSYVNSGLVRQHGYPYQPGTQRPMMHHSQPLQPSAMQVNHWQANPNLSLDSIRMSTSVSNTTVSHSNGASMQQQLLHSSSAYTGTGESTGNNSLPQLSVGDLACLDADPQGVVAAAMGQIRQENQGPFGRKATAASDQVMMQSTWGNTVQQSCTASMNGGGGFPFMENFEGDFIQNLLGNQVSTSLPKQEQPVAMTVQAPSASATADCQQSYTTLHSCSANNSSAQEALRQVVGKAANGQSTIDQDALWYFQDQAQL from the exons ATGCGCTTCAGGTACAAGTGTGAAGGGCGTTCTGCAGGCAGCATCCCAGGAGACAAGAGCTCAGACAACAACAGGACCTACCCCAGCATCCAG ATCCTCAATCACTGTGGAAAGGGCAAGGTGCGCGTGTCACTGGTGACCAAAAGTGAGCCTTACCGGCCACATCCACATGACCTTGTGGGCAAGGACTGCCGAGACGGCTACTATGAGGTGGAGTTCGGGCCTGAGCGCAGGGTCATTGC CTTTCAGAACCTGGGCATCCAGTGTGTCCGGCGACGGGAGGTGAAGGACGCCATCATACAGCGCATGACTCGCGGCATCAACCCCTTCAGTG TTCCACGAGAGCAGCTTCTACAGACAGAAGAGTATGACCTGAACGTGGTGCGTCTTTGCTTCCAAGTGTTCCTACAGGACGAGAGTGGTCAGTTCAGCATTGCCCTGAACCCTATCGTCTCCAACCCCATCTACGACAACA GAGCCCCCAACACAGCGGAGCTGCGCATCTGCCGTGTCAACAAGAACAGCGGAAGCGTCAAGGGTGGCGATGAGATCTTCCTGCTCTGTGACAAAGTCCAGAAAG ACGATATCGAGGTGCGCTTCTTCTGTCAAAGCTGGGAGGCCAAGGGTAGTTTCTCGCAGGCGGACGTCCACCGTCAGGTGGCCATCGTGTTCCGAACGCCGCCCTACTACACCACATCGATCACCACGCCGGTGACTGTGCGTATGCAGCTGCGACGCCCCACCGACCAGGAGGTCAGTGAGCCCATGGAGTTCCGCTACCTGCCGGACGACAAAG ATCCTTATGGCTGccaggagaagaagaggaggagggaagaccTGATGAAGAGTTTCTCCAGTTTCCAGC ATTTTAATCCAATGAATCGACCCAAGGTCATTCCACAGACCAGCGTGATGTCCCAATTTATTAAAAAGG AACCTCAAAATGCATTCACCAGCTATGTCAATAGTGGTTTGGTGAGACAACATGGCTACCCCTACCAGCCTGGCACTCAGCGCCCCATGATGCATCACTCCCAGCCACTGCAACCCTCCGCCATGCAAGTCAACCACTGGCAAGCGAACCCCAACCTTAGCCTGGACAGCATCCGCATGAGCACGTCTGTCTCGAACACAACTGTTAGCCACAGCAACGgggctagcatgcagcagcagctgctgcactCAAGCTCAGCCTACACTGGCACGGGTGAAAGCACCGGCAACAACAGCCTCCCTCAGCTCAGTGTGGGTGACCTGGCCTGCCTGGATGCTGATCCCCAGGGCGTCGTCGCCGCCGCTATGGGTCAGATCCGACAAGAGAACCAGGGTCCATTTGGCCGAAAGGCCACAGCAGCTTCCGACCAGGTGATGATGCAGTCCACCTGGGGCAACACTGTGCAGCAGTCCTGTACTGCCTCCATGAACGGTGGCGGTGGCTTTCCCTTCATGGAGAACTTCGAAGGGGACTTCATACAGAACCTCCTTGGGAACCAGGTGAGCACCAGCCTCCCAAAGCAGGAGCAGCCCGTGGCCATGACGGTCCAGGCACCCTCCGCCTCCGCCACAGCAGACTGCCAGCAGTCCTACACCACCCTGCACTCCTGCTCcgccaacaacagcagcgctcaaGAGGCCTTGAGGCAGGTTGTGGGCAAGGCTGCCAATGGCCAAAGCACCATAGACCAAGACGCCCTGTGGTACTTCCAAGACCAGGCCCAGCTGTAG
- the rel gene encoding proto-oncogene c-Rel isoform X1 has translation MDVHLLPLHGDPHMVVEPSVQIFEQPRQRGMRFRYKCEGRSAGSIPGDKSSDNNRTYPSIQILNHCGKGKVRVSLVTKSEPYRPHPHDLVGKDCRDGYYEVEFGPERRVIAFQNLGIQCVRRREVKDAIIQRMTRGINPFSVPREQLLQTEEYDLNVVRLCFQVFLQDESGQFSIALNPIVSNPIYDNRAPNTAELRICRVNKNSGSVKGGDEIFLLCDKVQKDDIEVRFFCQSWEAKGSFSQADVHRQVAIVFRTPPYYTTSITTPVTVRMQLRRPTDQEVSEPMEFRYLPDDKDPYGCQEKKRRREDLMKSFSSFQHFNPMNRPKVIPQTSVMSQFIKKEPQNAFTSYVNSGLVRQHGYPYQPGTQRPMMHHSQPLQPSAMQVNHWQANPNLSLDSIRMSTSVSNTTVSHSNGASMQQQLLHSSSAYTGTGESTGNNSLPQLSVGDLACLDADPQGVVAAAMGQIRQENQGPFGRKATAASDQVMMQSTWGNTVQQSCTASMNGGGGFPFMENFEGDFIQNLLGNQVSTSLPKQEQPVAMTVQAPSASATADCQQSYTTLHSCSANNSSAQEALRQVVGKAANGQSTIDQDALWYFQDQAQL, from the exons ATGGATG TCCATTTGCTTCCATTACATGGAGATCCACACATGG TGGTTGAACCAAGCGTCCAGATTTTTGAGCAGCCCAGACAGAGAGGCATGCGCTTCAGGTACAAGTGTGAAGGGCGTTCTGCAGGCAGCATCCCAGGAGACAAGAGCTCAGACAACAACAGGACCTACCCCAGCATCCAG ATCCTCAATCACTGTGGAAAGGGCAAGGTGCGCGTGTCACTGGTGACCAAAAGTGAGCCTTACCGGCCACATCCACATGACCTTGTGGGCAAGGACTGCCGAGACGGCTACTATGAGGTGGAGTTCGGGCCTGAGCGCAGGGTCATTGC CTTTCAGAACCTGGGCATCCAGTGTGTCCGGCGACGGGAGGTGAAGGACGCCATCATACAGCGCATGACTCGCGGCATCAACCCCTTCAGTG TTCCACGAGAGCAGCTTCTACAGACAGAAGAGTATGACCTGAACGTGGTGCGTCTTTGCTTCCAAGTGTTCCTACAGGACGAGAGTGGTCAGTTCAGCATTGCCCTGAACCCTATCGTCTCCAACCCCATCTACGACAACA GAGCCCCCAACACAGCGGAGCTGCGCATCTGCCGTGTCAACAAGAACAGCGGAAGCGTCAAGGGTGGCGATGAGATCTTCCTGCTCTGTGACAAAGTCCAGAAAG ACGATATCGAGGTGCGCTTCTTCTGTCAAAGCTGGGAGGCCAAGGGTAGTTTCTCGCAGGCGGACGTCCACCGTCAGGTGGCCATCGTGTTCCGAACGCCGCCCTACTACACCACATCGATCACCACGCCGGTGACTGTGCGTATGCAGCTGCGACGCCCCACCGACCAGGAGGTCAGTGAGCCCATGGAGTTCCGCTACCTGCCGGACGACAAAG ATCCTTATGGCTGccaggagaagaagaggaggagggaagaccTGATGAAGAGTTTCTCCAGTTTCCAGC ATTTTAATCCAATGAATCGACCCAAGGTCATTCCACAGACCAGCGTGATGTCCCAATTTATTAAAAAGG AACCTCAAAATGCATTCACCAGCTATGTCAATAGTGGTTTGGTGAGACAACATGGCTACCCCTACCAGCCTGGCACTCAGCGCCCCATGATGCATCACTCCCAGCCACTGCAACCCTCCGCCATGCAAGTCAACCACTGGCAAGCGAACCCCAACCTTAGCCTGGACAGCATCCGCATGAGCACGTCTGTCTCGAACACAACTGTTAGCCACAGCAACGgggctagcatgcagcagcagctgctgcactCAAGCTCAGCCTACACTGGCACGGGTGAAAGCACCGGCAACAACAGCCTCCCTCAGCTCAGTGTGGGTGACCTGGCCTGCCTGGATGCTGATCCCCAGGGCGTCGTCGCCGCCGCTATGGGTCAGATCCGACAAGAGAACCAGGGTCCATTTGGCCGAAAGGCCACAGCAGCTTCCGACCAGGTGATGATGCAGTCCACCTGGGGCAACACTGTGCAGCAGTCCTGTACTGCCTCCATGAACGGTGGCGGTGGCTTTCCCTTCATGGAGAACTTCGAAGGGGACTTCATACAGAACCTCCTTGGGAACCAGGTGAGCACCAGCCTCCCAAAGCAGGAGCAGCCCGTGGCCATGACGGTCCAGGCACCCTCCGCCTCCGCCACAGCAGACTGCCAGCAGTCCTACACCACCCTGCACTCCTGCTCcgccaacaacagcagcgctcaaGAGGCCTTGAGGCAGGTTGTGGGCAAGGCTGCCAATGGCCAAAGCACCATAGACCAAGACGCCCTGTGGTACTTCCAAGACCAGGCCCAGCTGTAG
- the papolg gene encoding LOW QUALITY PROTEIN: poly(A) polymerase gamma (The sequence of the model RefSeq protein was modified relative to this genomic sequence to represent the inferred CDS: deleted 2 bases in 1 codon), giving the protein MKEMSAASVSTLSGQQQPQKHYGITSSISLAFPREIDHMYTQKLIEAMKPFGVFEDEDELNHRLAVLGKLNSIVKEWISEISDIKNLPPSAVANVGGKIFTFGSYRLGVHTKGADIDALCVAPRHVERTDFFLSFFEKLKQLEEIKDLRAVEDAFVPVIKFNFDGIEIDLLFARLALPSIPDNLDLRGDSLLRNLDIRCIRSLNGCRVTDEILYLVPNKENFRLTLRAIKLWAKRRGIYSNMLGFLGGVSWAMLVARTCQLYPNAVAATLVHKFFLVFSKWEWPNPVLLKQPEDSNLNLPVWDPRVNPSDRYHLMPIITPAYPHQNSTYNVSTSTRTIMSEEFKNGLTVTDEILLGKAEWSKLFEPPNFFQKYKHYIVLTASASTEDNHLEWIGLVESKIRVLVGNLERNEYIVLAHVNPQSFPGSKESRIENDYVSMWFIGISFKKMESSESVNIDLTYDIQSFTDTVYRQANNINMLKDGMKIEATHVKRKQLHQYLPPDVLQRKRKSMGDPNRSSTGGDSKRCSMDGSQLDSSRDTDTGTPFSSPTPVCMPFKAEVDAERVTPSKPPVPLFVESPPPSEAEQGMSIPVIGSKPAASPAAKPPSPTPAGSTIPTVVGRSVIPRASSNSPTELPNGAGPAPPKRPHSPTLEEPLKRSNTDMGFAAPPAGSTIPTVVGCSVIPCQGSPTGSPADDLPNGLNGSASKRPHSPSLEEATKRSKETEELVFSDDSAFKEPLPPASNGQEKGDGPGMDGHGGTKPMPIPTIDTSRTQRLPSKELPDASSPIPTSNLRVVKNSIRLTLNR; this is encoded by the exons ATGAAAGAAATGTCAGC GGCCAGTGTCAGTACGCTTAGTgggcagcagcagcctcagaAACACTATGGCATCACCTCCTCCATCAGCCTGGCTTTTCCCAGGGAGATTGATCATATGTACACTCAAAAACTCATTGAGGCAATGAAGCCTTTTGGAGTGTTTGAGGATGAAGATGAGTTAAACCACAG ATTGGCCGTTCTTGGAAAACTAAATTCAATTGTGAAGGAGTGGATTTCTGAGATAAGTGATATCAAG AACCTCCCACCCTCAGCAGTCGCTAATGTTGGAGGCAAAATCTTCACATTTGGCTCATATAGGCTGGGTGTTCACACCAAAG GGGCTGATATTGACGCTTTGTGTGTGGCGCCCCGGCACGTGGAACGGACCGACTTCTTCCTGTCCTTCTTCGAGAAGCTCAAACAGCTAGAGGAGATTAAAGATTTACGG GCTGTAGAAGATGCCTTTGTGCCGGTTATCAAATTCAACTTCGATGGCATTGAG atTGATCTTCTGTTTGCTAGGCTTGCACTTCCATCCATCCCAGACAACCTGGACCTGAGAGGGGACTCCCTACTGAGGAATCTTGACATCAGATGCATTCGCAGTCTGAATG GTTGCCGTGTCACTGATGAGATATTGTATTTGGTGCCGAACAAGGAGAACTTCAGGTTGACATTAAGAGCCATCAAATTATGGGCCAAGC GTCGCGGCATCTACTCCAACATGCTGGGTTTCCTTGGAGGTGTGTCGTGGGCAATGCTCGTGGCTAGGACCTGCCAGCTCTATCCTAATGCTGTAGCAGCCACGCTGGTCCACAAGTTCTTCCTGGTCTTCTCCAAGTG GGAATGGCCAAATCCGGTGCTTTTAAAACAGCCTGAAGACAGCAACTTGAATCTACCTGTGTGGGACCCTCGA GTGAACCCCTCAGACAGGTACCATCTGATGCCCATCATCACCCCTGCGTACCCACACCAGAACTCCACCTACAACGTGTCCACCTCCACACGCACAATCATGAGCGAGGAGTTCAAAAATG GTTTGACTGTGACCGATGAAATCCTATTGGGTAAAGCAGAATGGTCAAAGCTCTTTGAGCCTCCCAACTTCTTCCAGAAGTACAA gcATTACATAGTGCTTACAGCCAGTGCATCTACAGAAGATAATCATCTTGAATG GATTGGACTTGTGGAGTCCAAAATCCGCGTGCTTGTGGGAAATTTGGAGCGGAACGAGTACATTGTTCTGGCCCACGTGAACCCCCAGTCCTTCCCAGGCTCCAAGGAGAGCCGCATCGA gaaTGATTATGTCTCCATGTGGTTCATCGGCATCAGTTTCAAGAAGATGGAAAGCTCTGAGAGCGTAAACATTGACCTCACTTACGACATCCAGTCCTTTACAGATACCG TCTACCGCCAGGCCAACAACATCAACATGCTTAAGGATGGTATGAAGATTGAGGCGACCCATGTGAAGAGGAAGCAGCTCCACCAGTACCTGCCTCCTGACGTGCTGCAGCGCAAGAGAAAG AGTATGGGTGACCCCAACCGCAGCTCCACCGGAGGGGACTCCAAACGCTGCTCCATGGACGGCAGCCAGCTGGACAGCTCCAGAGACACGGACACGGGGACCCCCTTCAGCTCGCCCACCCCCGTGTGCATGCCCTTCAAGGCAGAGGTGGATGCTGAGAG GGTCACGCCCTCCAAACCTCCGGTCCCTCTCTTTGTGGAGAGC CCCCCCCCCTCGGAGGCTGAGCAGGGCATGTCCATTCCGGTCATCGGCTCCA AGCCCGCAGCCTCCCCGGCAGCCAAGCCCCCCAGCCCGACCCCAGCTGGAAGCACCATCCCCACGGTGGTGGGCCGCAGTGTCATCCCACGCGCGTCCAGTAACAGCCCCACAGAGCTGCCCAATGGGGCCGGCCCAGCGCCCCCAAAGAGACCCCACTCTCCAACACTAGAGGAGCCCCTCAAGAGGAGTAACACAGACATG GGGTTTGCAGCGCCCCCTGCTGGAAGCACCATTCCCACTGTGGTGGGGTGCAGCGTCATCCCCTGCCAGGGCTCCCCCACCGGCAGCCCTGCTGACGACCTGCCCAACGGACTGAATGGATCGGCCAGCAAGAGACCCCACTCCCCCAGCCTGGAGGAGGCCACCAAGAGGAGCAAAGAAACAGAGGAG CTGGTGTTCTCTGATGACTCTGCGTTTAAGGAGCCTCTTCCCCCAGCCAGCAATGGCCAGGAGAAAGGAGATGGGCCTGGCATG GACGGCCATGGTGGCACAAAGCCCATGCCCATACCCACCATCGACACGTCACGAACACAG agACTACCCAGCAAGGAGCTGCCAGACGCCTCATCCCCCATCCCCACCAGCAACCTCCGCGTGGTCAAAAACTCCATCAGACTCACCCTCAACCGATAG